In a genomic window of Thermincola ferriacetica:
- the thiL gene encoding thiamine-phosphate kinase, protein MKIAEIGEFGLIKRISSNLEFRRQGLIMGIGDDTAVFRPGEGKWLLMTTDMLVEGIHFSGHFASYEQIGWKAVVVNVSDIAAMGGIPACATVSIGIPPQLELEAVEEIYRGMRKAARTYELNIVGGDTVKCPPLLVINVTLVGEADEGKVIYRSGAAPGDIICVTGPLGGSAAGLQLLLNRDLECPEEARREALSFHLEPQARVKEGLLLSSEGLATSMNDISDGLASELHEISQASNTGFVIDYDLIPIADATKEVAKSCGTDPVHWALYGGEDFELVFTVKPRALEKVERLFAKCGFSLYRIGHVTEKEKGYLMRGGPGGEMQISPRGYNHFTE, encoded by the coding sequence ATGAAAATTGCTGAAATTGGAGAATTCGGTCTTATTAAACGGATTAGTTCTAATCTGGAATTCCGGCGTCAGGGATTGATCATGGGTATCGGCGATGATACGGCGGTTTTCCGCCCCGGCGAGGGTAAATGGCTGCTGATGACCACTGATATGCTGGTAGAAGGAATTCATTTTTCCGGGCACTTTGCGTCTTATGAACAGATTGGCTGGAAGGCAGTTGTGGTCAATGTCAGTGATATTGCGGCTATGGGGGGGATTCCTGCTTGTGCCACTGTATCCATAGGGATTCCTCCACAGTTGGAATTGGAGGCCGTTGAAGAGATTTACCGGGGCATGAGGAAAGCTGCCCGTACATACGAATTGAATATAGTTGGAGGAGACACGGTGAAATGCCCTCCCTTATTGGTTATTAATGTAACTCTGGTGGGCGAGGCCGATGAGGGAAAAGTGATATACCGGTCCGGGGCTGCTCCCGGCGACATAATATGTGTAACAGGTCCTCTGGGAGGTTCGGCTGCGGGGTTGCAGCTACTGCTGAACAGGGATTTGGAATGTCCGGAGGAAGCCCGGCGGGAGGCCCTTTCTTTCCACCTGGAGCCCCAAGCCAGGGTAAAAGAGGGCTTGCTTCTTAGTAGCGAAGGTCTGGCCACCTCTATGAACGACATCAGTGATGGGTTGGCCAGTGAGCTGCATGAGATATCCCAGGCCAGCAATACCGGTTTTGTGATAGACTACGATTTAATACCCATTGCAGATGCCACCAAGGAGGTAGCCAAGAGCTGCGGGACAGACCCTGTTCATTGGGCCCTCTATGGGGGCGAAGATTTTGAACTGGTTTTTACTGTAAAACCCAGAGCTTTGGAAAAAGTGGAGCGTTTATTTGCAAAGTGTGGTTTTTCGTTATACAGGATTGGCCATGTTACAGAGAAAGAAAAAGGATATCTGATGAGGGGCGGTCCTGGGGGAGAAATGCAAATATCTCCCCGGGGTTATAACCATTTTACAGAATAA
- the tsaE gene encoding tRNA (adenosine(37)-N6)-threonylcarbamoyltransferase complex ATPase subunit type 1 TsaE, which yields MVIFSKSPEETYKIAEALSRHVRPGDVICLQGDLGAGKTHFAQGFARGLGIEEHVTSPTFTLINEYTGRLPFYHIDAYRLEDPDEGYELGLEEYFYGSGVTLIEWPSKIKELLPEAYLEIAIEKETADEYRRKLTFRARGERYSNLMQELKTGCMC from the coding sequence GTGGTTATCTTTAGCAAAAGTCCTGAAGAGACATATAAAATAGCGGAAGCATTAAGCCGGCATGTACGTCCCGGCGATGTTATCTGCCTGCAGGGGGATTTGGGAGCAGGCAAAACCCATTTTGCCCAGGGTTTTGCCCGGGGATTGGGTATTGAGGAACATGTTACCAGTCCTACCTTTACTTTGATTAATGAATATACCGGCAGGCTGCCGTTTTACCATATTGACGCATACCGTCTGGAAGACCCCGACGAAGGGTACGAACTGGGGCTCGAAGAGTATTTTTATGGGTCCGGGGTTACCTTAATAGAATGGCCTTCGAAAATAAAAGAATTGCTGCCGGAGGCTTATCTGGAAATTGCTATAGAGAAGGAAACGGCGGACGAATATCGGCGCAAGTTAACTTTTCGGGCCAGAGGCGAAAGGTATAGCAACCTGATGCAGGAGTTGAAAACTGGATGTATGTGTTAG
- the tsaB gene encoding tRNA (adenosine(37)-N6)-threonylcarbamoyltransferase complex dimerization subunit type 1 TsaB, translating into MYVLGIDTATKVAGAAIVKDGRIISERFIHNKLTHSQVLLPMVDQVIADAGITVHELGGIAVTGGPGSFTGLRIGMAFAKTLAQVLQIPVTGVSTLQVLAANVLHFEGLICPILDARKQEVYTCIYRCSGGKLHIIEEARAMSIENLVEKLNGTEGSVIFLGDGVPVYFEKIQAILGGRAVQANQLNLYTRAGAVALLGAEEFRRGEIKGLTEINPVYLRRSEAEITWEKRRGEAENEKACCHDLRSLG; encoded by the coding sequence ATGTATGTGTTAGGAATCGATACAGCCACAAAAGTGGCTGGGGCGGCTATTGTTAAAGACGGCCGGATCATATCCGAACGGTTTATTCACAACAAACTCACCCATTCCCAGGTCTTATTGCCCATGGTGGACCAGGTAATCGCAGATGCCGGGATTACAGTGCATGAACTTGGGGGAATTGCTGTTACAGGCGGTCCGGGGTCTTTTACGGGGTTGAGAATAGGGATGGCTTTTGCAAAAACACTGGCTCAAGTGCTGCAAATTCCTGTTACCGGGGTATCCACATTACAAGTTTTGGCCGCAAATGTTTTGCATTTTGAAGGGCTTATTTGCCCGATTTTGGATGCCCGCAAGCAGGAAGTATATACATGCATTTATCGCTGTTCCGGCGGGAAATTGCATATTATTGAAGAAGCGAGAGCCATGAGCATAGAAAACCTTGTGGAGAAACTTAACGGCACAGAAGGTTCCGTTATTTTTTTGGGTGACGGTGTGCCCGTATATTTTGAAAAGATACAAGCTATACTGGGCGGGCGGGCCGTTCAAGCCAATCAATTGAACCTTTATACGAGGGCCGGGGCCGTTGCCCTTTTAGGCGCTGAGGAATTCCGCCGTGGTGAAATCAAGGGCTTAACGGAAATAAATCCGGTGTATCTCAGGCGTTCTGAGGCGGAAATCACCTGGGAGAAAAGAAGAGGGGAAGCAGAGAATGAAAAGGCTTGCTGCCATGACTTGCGCTCACTTGGATGA
- the rimI gene encoding ribosomal protein S18-alanine N-acetyltransferase: MKRLAAMTCAHLDEVLAIERVSFPTPWTKAAFTHEIMNNEFACYIVALDGNKVIGYCGMWVIVDEAHITTLAVHPDYRRQGIAREMLKEMCNEALYRGCRRMTLEVRLSNHGAIKLYEKVGFVSCGLRPGYYTDTKEDAIIMWKDNLKEV; encoded by the coding sequence ATGAAAAGGCTTGCTGCCATGACTTGCGCTCACTTGGATGAAGTATTGGCTATTGAAAGGGTATCTTTTCCCACGCCATGGACGAAGGCGGCTTTCACCCATGAAATAATGAACAATGAATTTGCCTGTTACATAGTGGCCCTGGATGGTAATAAAGTTATCGGTTATTGCGGCATGTGGGTTATAGTGGATGAGGCTCATATTACTACTTTGGCCGTACATCCCGATTACCGCCGCCAGGGTATTGCCCGGGAAATGCTTAAGGAAATGTGTAACGAGGCCCTCTACCGGGGTTGCCGGAGAATGACCCTGGAAGTCCGTCTTTCTAATCATGGAGCCATCAAGCTTTATGAAAAAGTGGGTTTTGTGTCTTGCGGCCTGCGCCCAGGTTATTATACAGATACTAAAGAAGACGCCATTATCATGTGGAAAGATAATCTGAAAGAGGTTTAA
- the tsaD gene encoding tRNA (adenosine(37)-N6)-threonylcarbamoyltransferase complex transferase subunit TsaD: MEKIILALETSCDETSAAVLKNGNIVLSNIISSQIPVHQKFGGVVPEIASRKHVEIINGVIAGALEKAGITFRDIDAVAVTYGPGLVGALLVGVTAAKAVAYALNVPLIGVNHIEGHIYANFLVEPGLSFPFLCLVVSGGHTELVLLKDHGVYEVIGRTRDDAAGEAFDKVARALGLGYPGGPLIDKLAAAGNPAAVEFPRAYLENYDFSFSGLKSSVLNYLNRAAQKGEKINKADLAASFQRAVTDVLIDKTVMAARELGVKTVVMAGGVAANKQLREGLKKRLQEQGISFFQPPVELCTDNAAMIGCAGYYKLLRQQIAPLTLNAVPGLKLGRETY; encoded by the coding sequence ATGGAGAAAATCATACTGGCCCTGGAGACATCTTGTGATGAAACTTCGGCTGCCGTATTAAAGAACGGAAATATTGTATTGTCCAATATCATTTCTTCACAAATACCTGTACATCAAAAATTTGGCGGGGTTGTACCGGAAATTGCATCTCGCAAACATGTGGAAATTATAAACGGAGTTATCGCCGGGGCACTGGAAAAAGCCGGTATTACTTTTCGGGATATTGATGCAGTGGCCGTTACTTATGGCCCCGGTCTGGTAGGGGCGCTCCTAGTGGGCGTAACAGCGGCGAAGGCTGTGGCTTATGCTTTAAATGTTCCGTTGATTGGTGTCAATCACATTGAAGGACATATTTATGCCAATTTCCTGGTGGAACCCGGCTTATCTTTTCCCTTTTTATGCCTGGTAGTATCCGGTGGGCATACAGAGTTGGTTTTGCTAAAAGACCACGGTGTTTATGAGGTAATTGGAAGAACACGGGACGATGCTGCCGGGGAAGCCTTTGATAAAGTGGCCCGGGCTTTGGGGTTGGGTTATCCTGGCGGTCCCCTGATAGATAAGTTGGCAGCGGCGGGGAACCCGGCTGCCGTGGAATTTCCGCGCGCTTACCTGGAAAACTATGATTTCAGCTTCAGCGGCCTGAAATCGTCGGTATTAAACTACTTAAACAGGGCTGCCCAAAAAGGCGAAAAGATAAACAAAGCCGACCTGGCTGCCAGTTTTCAGCGGGCAGTAACCGATGTACTTATTGACAAAACGGTCATGGCGGCCCGCGAGCTGGGTGTAAAAACAGTCGTTATGGCCGGTGGGGTGGCAGCTAATAAGCAGTTGCGCGAAGGGCTGAAAAAAAGACTCCAGGAACAGGGCATTAGTTTTTTCCAGCCACCGGTCGAATTGTGTACCGATAACGCAGCTATGATAGGATGTGCAGGATATTATAAGCTTTTGCGACAACAGATAGCGCCACTGACATTAAATGCCGTACCGGGTCTAAAATTGGGCCGGGAAACCTATTAA
- the lgt gene encoding prolipoprotein diacylglyceryl transferase, translating to MRPILFKLGAFSIYSWGLMLSIAVLIGTYLTIRWAKEYNISADTIIDLVIYLVVGGLIGGRLFYVFVYDPSYYLSHPLEVFFLWRGGLVYYGALAGGFLTGIWYIRKKKLPFWQLADVVTPALALGYGIVRIGCFLNGCCYGKPTNSIWGVIFPHLDNLYRYPTQLYSSAFGMGMFLFLLWFKKRKTFDGQMFLLFLIIYGIERIIVEAFRENLLIWGPITVSQLISAFVILIAGIFYYRKARVNVNETRH from the coding sequence TTGCGTCCGATATTATTCAAGTTAGGGGCCTTTTCCATTTATTCCTGGGGGTTGATGTTAAGTATAGCGGTATTGATCGGAACCTATCTGACGATAAGGTGGGCGAAGGAGTACAACATATCAGCCGATACAATCATTGATTTGGTTATTTACCTGGTTGTAGGCGGGCTGATAGGGGGCAGGCTGTTTTATGTATTTGTTTATGACCCCTCGTATTATTTGTCCCATCCGTTAGAAGTATTTTTCCTCTGGCGCGGAGGTCTTGTCTACTATGGCGCTTTGGCCGGAGGGTTTTTGACGGGAATTTGGTATATTCGGAAAAAAAAGCTGCCTTTTTGGCAACTGGCTGATGTGGTGACTCCGGCTTTGGCTCTGGGTTACGGTATAGTGCGCATTGGCTGTTTTTTAAACGGATGTTGTTATGGAAAGCCGACTAATTCAATATGGGGAGTTATTTTTCCCCACCTCGATAATCTGTACCGCTACCCTACTCAACTGTATTCTTCGGCTTTTGGGATGGGTATGTTCCTGTTTTTGCTCTGGTTTAAAAAAAGAAAAACCTTCGACGGTCAGATGTTTCTTCTTTTCCTAATTATTTACGGAATTGAACGGATCATAGTCGAGGCTTTTCGGGAAAACCTGCTTATTTGGGGTCCAATAACTGTCTCCCAGCTTATCAGCGCCTTCGTCATATTGATTGCCGGAATTTTCTATTACCGTAAAGCGCGGGTGAACGTAAATGAAACCCGCCATTGA